A single window of Polyodon spathula isolate WHYD16114869_AA chromosome 2, ASM1765450v1, whole genome shotgun sequence DNA harbors:
- the LOC121327282 gene encoding rhodopsin, long-wavelength, protein MDEVGLIESLIRAIMCFLGIVGNNLLAFRLLPSKMSRVRTSEVLLINLAISNLITNYLVDLPDTIADFAESWFLGETYCTFFLFCSELSETSSILTTLLISVFWYQKLVGSLRRGNAPVLLDSLLLTSGTVVLTWVLALIFSAPLLFYAKVDSKEENGTGLRCDDHFPNHTSKQTYEVLYLTLANAVPIALMVFTNLRIVVTLLMHRKSLVSFNHASKEQHAASQTNQPIPNLPGQPTSETNQGLNSVRLEENVLSSHGELERHGNTSSEKPPGVSPPATVSSESNGNSLHPSKVHTIAASVPARSTRTSPSPVAQVRAAKSVVAVASVFLICWVIHLLLRIVSNVNMSPLIVEIASYIAASYTCIIPYIFLYGVKKLSCQCWK, encoded by the coding sequence ATGGATGAAGTTGGGCTGATAGAATCCCTTATACGAGCAATAATGTGTTTCCTAGGGATTGTGGGAAACAATTTGTTGGCGTTTCGCTTGCTGCCGAGCAAGATGAGTCGTGTGAGGACATCCGAAGTTCTCCTTATCAACTTGGCCATTTCCAACTTGATAACCAATTACCTGGTGGACCTCCCTGACACCATTGCTGATTTTGCTGAGTCCTGGTTCCTGGGGGAGACCTACTGCACTTTCTTCTTGTTCTGTTCGGAACTATCTGAGACCAGCAGCATTTTGACCACCCTGCTCATCAGTGTGTTTTGGTATCAGAAGCTGGTAGGGTCTCTGAGACGAGGTAACGCACCAGTCCTGCTTGACAGCCTCCTGCTAACCAGCGGCACTGTGGTGTTAACCTGGGTCTTAGCTCTGATATTCAGTGCTCCTCTCCTATTCTACGCCAAGGTAGACAGTAAGGAAGAAAACGGAACAGGGTTACGCTGTGACGATCATTTCCCAAATCATACCTCCAAGCAAACTTATGAAGTGCTCTACCTGACCCTTGCAAATGCTGTGCCTATTGCTTTAATGGTGTTCACCAACCTGCGGATAGTGGTAACCCTCCTGATGCACAGGAAGAGCCTTGTTAGTTTCAATCATGCCAGTAAAGAACAGCATGCAGCTTCACAAACAAACCAGCCTATTCCTAACCTACCTGGGCAGCCCACTTCAGAAACCAATCAAGGTTTAAATTCAGTCCGTCTTGAAGAGAATGTCCTGTCAAGCCACGGAGAACTGGAGAGACATGGCAATACATCCAGTGAAAAACCACCTGGGGTCAGCCCACCTGCCACTGTTAGCTCAGAGTCAAATGGAAACTCTCTACACCCCTCAAAAGTGCATACTATTGCTGCCAGCGTCCCTGCCAGATCCACACGGACATCTCCTTCCCCAGTAGCCCAGGTCAGGGCAGCTAAGAGTGTTGTGGCTGTTGCAAGTGTGTTTCTCATCTGCTGGGTAATTCATCTGTTACTGCGGATAGTAAGCAACGTGAATATGTCTCCATTAATTGTGGAGATAGCCAGTTACATTGCAGCCTCTTACACCTGCATCATCCCTTACATCTTCTTATACGGGGTGAAAAAGCTGTCTTGTCAGTGCTGGAAGTGA